Proteins from one Bos javanicus breed banteng chromosome 27, ARS-OSU_banteng_1.0, whole genome shotgun sequence genomic window:
- the LOC133240076 gene encoding arylamine N-acetyltransferase 1 has product MDINAYFERIGYKNSRDKLDLETLTDILQHQIRAIPFENLNIHCGEAMELDLEVIFDQIVRRKRGGWCLQVNHLLYWALTMIGFETTILGGYVYNTFNDKYSSAMIHLLLKVTIDGRDYIADAGFGRSYQMWQPLELISGKYQPQTPCIFRLTEDRGTWYLDQIRREQYIPNQDFLDSDLLEKNEYRKIYSFTLEPRTIKDFESVNTYLQESPASVFTSKSFCSLQTPEGVHCLVGFTLTYRRFNYKDNTDLVEFKTLNEKEIEENLKNIFNISLEKKLTPKHGDKFFTI; this is encoded by the coding sequence ATGGACATTAACGCATATTTTGAAAGAATTGGTTATAAGAACTCGAGGGACAAATTGGACTTGGAAACATTAACTGACATTCTTCAGCATCAGATCCGAGCCATTCCCTTTGAGAACCTTAACATCCACTGTGGGGAAGCCATGGAATTGGACTTAGAGGTCATTTTTGATCAAATTGTGAGGAGGAAACGGGGTGGGTGGTGTCTCCAAGTCAACCACCTTCTGTACTGGGCCCTGACCATGATCGGTTTTGAGACCACCATACTGGGAGGGTATGTGTACAACACATTCAACGACAAATACAGCAGCGCCATGATCCACCTCCTGCTGAAGGTGACCATCGACGGCAGGGACTACATAGCTGATGCTGGGTTTGGGCGCTCTTACCAGATGTGGCAGCCTCTCGAGTTAATTTCTGGGAAGTACCAGCCCCAGACGCCTTGCATCTTCCGCTTGActgaagacagaggaacctggtaccTGGACCAAATCAGAAGAGAGCAGTACATCCCAAACCAAGACTTTCTGGATTCTGACCTCTTGGAAAAGAATGAGTATCGGAAAATCTACTCTTTTACTCTTGAACCTCGAACGATTAAAGACTTTGAGTCTGTGAATACATACCTTCAAGAGTCTCCAGCATCTGTGTTTACAAGCAAGTCATTTTGCTCCTTGCAGACCCCAGAAGGTGTTCATTGCTTAGTGGGTTTCACCCTCACCTACAGGAGATTCAATTATAAGGACAATACAGATTTGGTAGAGTTTAAGACACtgaatgagaaagaaatagaagaaaatctaaaaaacatatttaatatttccttGGAGAAAAAGCTTACCCCCAAACATGGTGATAAATTTTTTACCATTTAG